Proteins co-encoded in one Pleurodeles waltl isolate 20211129_DDA chromosome 1_2, aPleWal1.hap1.20221129, whole genome shotgun sequence genomic window:
- the LOC138257030 gene encoding putative uncharacterized protein DDB_G0286751, with protein MANDNMDDDSINNYSLCNDSMDGDIMNVDRFNDESNNNDSLGNINMDGDLMNVDSMNDDSINRDSHGNNNMDGDLMTVDSKNDERLNNDSLGNDIIHDDLMNDESINNYCLCNDSMDGDLMNDESINNDSLGNESKDGDIV; from the coding sequence ATGGCCAATGATAATATGGATGATGATAGTATTAATAATTATAGTCTGTGTAATGATAGTATGGATGGTGATATTATGAATGTTGATAGATTCAATGATGAGAGTAATAATAATGATAGCCTGGGTAATATTAATATGGATGGTGATCTTATGAATGTTGATAGTATGAATGATGATAGTATTAATCGTGATAGCCATGGTAACAATAATATGGATGGTGATCTCATGACTGTTGACAGTAAGAATGATGAGAGACTTAATAATGATAGTCTGGGTAATGATATTATACATGATGATCTTATGAATGATGAGAGTATTAATAATTATTGTCTTTGTAATGATAGTATGGATGGTGATCTTATGAATGATGAGAGTATTAATAATGATAGTCTGGGTAATGAGAGtaaggatggtgacattgtgtag